In one window of Miscanthus floridulus cultivar M001 chromosome 12, ASM1932011v1, whole genome shotgun sequence DNA:
- the LOC136496930 gene encoding uncharacterized protein — protein sequence MVAAIAVASAGLGMLAGVAMANRSSSSSSEGAAQWRPGGGGPALRWGAPRCEACGGSGKEECRLCARWSDAAGAARGKKNGRSGCGACAGTRRTPCRCCGGSGTGRRAPVRIATSARAAPTARTSSR from the coding sequence ATGGTTGCGGCGATCGCGGTGGCGTCGGCGGGGCTCGGGATGCTGGCGGGCGTCGCCATGGCCAACAGGTCCTCCTCATCTTCTTCCGAGGGCGCCGCTCAGTGGAGGCCCGGGGGCGGCGGCCCGGCGCTGCGGTGGGGCGCCCCGCGCTGCGAGGCGTGCGGCGGGTCGGGCAAGGAGGAGTGCCGCCTGTGCGCGCGCTGGTCCGACGCCGCCGGGGCGGCCCGCGGGAAGAAGAACGGCCGGTCCGGGTGCGGGGCGTGCGCCGGCACGCGCCGGACGCCGTGCCGGTGCTGCGGCGGGTCCGGGACGGGCCGCCGCGCGCCCGTAAGGATCGCCACGTCCGCGCGCGCCGCACCGACCGCCCGGACTTCCTCCAGATGA